Proteins co-encoded in one Cricetulus griseus strain 17A/GY chromosome 1 unlocalized genomic scaffold, alternate assembly CriGri-PICRH-1.0 chr1_1, whole genome shotgun sequence genomic window:
- the Klhl33 gene encoding LOW QUALITY PROTEIN: kelch-like protein 33 (The sequence of the model RefSeq protein was modified relative to this genomic sequence to represent the inferred CDS: substituted 1 base at 1 genomic stop codon): MASVSSDLEHVSSLPAWKDCLELPLPVXRTSPWSLSPNEFPGLLSFSLAEPDSSPLVSGNLPFPASSLEKGKEQDDSDDSAEPEVLCSVEHPSQFFAEAQRLREQKLLLDEEVSVEGQVYGVHRVILAAISSLFQGRLRGSGGQQPRFCLDVTRRGWEAALTFAYEGVLGPASQGEVLAAAEALGAPRVKNAVQLRPEGLCKAREDERKLSQAEELRESLHSIERLFREGIGCDLELEAEGYRLRVHRVALACGSEFFGAMLLSGMRESQGTKVCLRTISSQDLRLLVSFAYSGVVRERWPGLLRVAQAALQYQSSSCLDLCQRALAQSLCPALCLALFPMVETPGLEKVWGKAHRYLLTHLPAVALCPTFPSLPATCLAELLDSDELHIQEEFEAFMAARRWLAANPDTQESEAKALLRCVRFGRMSTRELRKVRAAGLPPPLSPDLLYQLMVEAEIPGQERWREPDQALVVIGGDGLRPNMDRRQPSCKVWWARAFHCGMGLVRTVEWCRLPDLPAPGRFRHGAASLTGSELYVCGGQDFYSHANTLASTLRWSSSQEDWEEMAPLCQARSFFPLVVFDGELYALGGRDNGVALNSVEAYNPELNVWRPAPALPAPCFAHTAAILEGRLYVSGGCSGTGQYLDSLMLYDPKLKKPGTLLSPMGVARAGHVMAALGGRLYVAGGIGDTGDLLSFEVYEPKTDSWTHLAPLPSPHVGAAGAVLQGELLVLGGYSHRTYAISHLVHAYCPGLDRWLCLGTLPRPRAEMPACILTLPSVQHIALVPTQHQNKPSG; the protein is encoded by the exons ATGGCAAGTGTTTCCTCAGACTTGGAGCATgtctcctcccttcctgcctggaaGGACTGTCTTGAACTCCCTTTACCTGTCTGAAGAACCTCCCCCTGGTCTCTCTCTCCCAACGAATTTCCAGGCTTACTTTCCTTTTCACTGGCAGAGCCTGACTCCAGCCCCTTGGTTTCAGGAAACCTTCCCTTTCCAGCttcatccctggagaaggggaaggaacagGATGACAGCGACGACTCTGCAGAACCTGAGGTGCTGTGCAGCGTGGAGCACCCCAGCCAGTTCTTCGCTGAAGCACAGAGACTGCGGGAGCAGAagctgctgctggatgaagaggTGTCAGTAGAGGGACAGGTATACGGGGTGCATCGGGTGATCTTGGCTGCAATCAGCAGCCTCTTCCAGGGCAGACTGAGGGGCAGTGGAGGTCAACAGCCTCGCTTCTGCCTCGACGTGACCCGGAGGGGCTGGGAGGCTGCACTGACCTTTGCGTATGAGGGGGTGCTGGGCCCCGCCTCGCAGGGCGAAGTGCTGGCTGCTGCAGAGGCGCTGGGAGCGCCCCGGGTGAAGAACGCGGTCCAGCTGAGGCCAGAAGGGCTTTGCAAAGCCAGGGAAGATGAAAGGAAGCTCAGCCAGGCAGAGGAGCTGAGGGAGAGCCTGCACAGCATTGAGCGTCTGTTTCGAGAGGGCATCGGGTGCGACCTGGAGCTGGAAGCAGAGGGCTACCGCCTGCGGG TGCACCGAGTAGCCCTGGCCTGTGGCAGTGAGTTCTTTGGGGCCATGCTTCTGAGTGGGATGAGGGAGTCTCAGGGCACAAAGGTGTGTCTTCGTACCATCTCTTCCCAAGACCTAAGACTCCTCGTTTCGTTTGCCTACTCTGGAGTTGTACGAGAAAGATGGCCAGGATTGCTACGAGTCGCCCAGGCTGCGCTGCAATaccagagctcctcctgcctggATTTGTGTCAGAGAGCCTTGGCTCAAAGCCTCTGTCCTGCCCTTTGCCTGGCTCTGTTTCCTATGGTTGAAACCCCTGGTTTGGAGAAAGTCTGGGGGAAAGCCCATCGGTACCTCCTCACTCATCTGCCTGCTGTGGCTTTGTGCCCTACTTTCCCATCTTTACCGGCTACCTGCCTGGCTGAGCTCTTGGATAGTGATGAGCTCCATATACAAGAAGAATTTGAAGCTTTCATGGCTGCAAGGCGTTGGCTGGCTGCCAACCCCGACACCCAGGAGTCAGAGGCCAAGGCCCTGCTGCGATGTGTCCGCTTTGGCCGCATGTCTACCAGAGAGCTGAGGAAGGTGAGGGCAGCGGGGCTCCCTCCACCTCTGTCCCCGGATCTGCTGTACCAGCTGATGGTGGAAGCTGAAATTCCAGGACAAGAGAGGTGGAGGGAGCCTGACCAAGCGCTGGTGGTGATTGGTGGGGATGGGCTTAGACCTAACATGGACCGAAGACAGCCATCTTGCAAAGTGTGGTGGGCCCGGGCTTTCCACTGTGGCATGGGTCTGGTACGAACTGTGGAATGGTGCCGGCTGCCTGACCTGCCAGCCCCAGGGCGCTTTCGGCATGGAGCTGCGAGCCTAACAGGAAGTGAACTCTATGTGTGTGGGGGACAGGATTTCTACAGCCACGCCAACACGTTGGCTTCAACTCTCAG GTGGAGCTCCAGTCAAGAAGACTGGGAGGAAATGGCACCTTTGTGCCAGGCTCGGAGCTTTTTCCCGCTGGTGGTGTTTGATGGAGAACTTTATGCCCTGGGTGGACGGGACAATGGTGTTGCCCTTAATTCCGTCGAGGCCTATAACCCTGAACTCAATGTCTGGAG GCCGGCACCTGCTCTCCCAGCACCATGCTTTGCCCATACAGCTGCCATCCTCGAGGGCCGATTGTATGTAAGCGGTGGCTGTAGTGGGACTGGCCAATACTTGGACTCATTGATGCTCTATGATCCCAAACTTAAGAAGCCTGGGACACTTTTGAGCCCAATGGGAGTAGCTCGGGCTGGTCATGTGATGGCTGCTCTGGGTGGGAGGTTGTATGTGGCAGGTGGGATAGGTGACACTGGGGACCTACTGAGCTTTGAAGTCTATGAACCAAAGACTGATAGCTGGACTCACCTGGCACCCTTGCCCTCTCCCCATGTGGGGGCTGCAGGTGCTGTGCTACAGGGGGAGTTACTGGTACTGGGGGGCTACAGCCACCGCACTTATGCCATCTCCCACCTTGTCCATGCCTACTGCCCTGGTCTGGACCGCTGGCTCTGCCTGGGAACTCTGCCGAGACCTCGGGCTGAGATGCCTGCCTGCATCTTGACATTGCCCAGTGTGCAGCACATAGCTTTGGTCCCTACCCAGCACCAAAACAAACCTTCTGGGTGA